One Clostridia bacterium DNA window includes the following coding sequences:
- a CDS encoding DUF2344 domain-containing protein: protein MLVRLEYSVGSQVRFLSHLDYLRLFARALRRAGLPVAYSQGFNPHPKLAFGPPLPVGVTSSAEYLDLELAEPVPLPGLMMQLGQALPEGIRVKEAREIKGKVPALMAVIERARYRVTVPLPEMGPDLPWPETVARLLARPSIVISRRTKAGERPQEIRPGIFSLAAAPGEGAVVFTMDLQIGSRGAVRPEEVVQALRELEGVPVTGAVKIHRQGLFALKGQRLVTPLEIL from the coding sequence ATGCTGGTCCGGCTGGAGTATAGTGTCGGCAGCCAGGTGCGGTTCCTTTCCCACCTGGATTACTTGCGCCTGTTTGCCCGGGCCCTGCGCCGGGCCGGGCTGCCGGTAGCCTATTCCCAGGGATTCAACCCCCATCCCAAGCTGGCCTTTGGCCCGCCCCTGCCGGTGGGTGTGACCAGCAGTGCCGAATATTTGGACTTGGAACTGGCGGAGCCCGTTCCCCTGCCCGGATTAATGATGCAGCTGGGACAAGCGTTACCTGAGGGCATCCGGGTAAAAGAGGCCAGGGAAATAAAAGGCAAGGTCCCGGCTCTGATGGCGGTGATCGAACGCGCCAGGTACCGGGTCACGGTGCCTTTGCCGGAGATGGGGCCGGACCTGCCCTGGCCCGAGACGGTGGCCCGGTTACTGGCGCGTCCCAGTATCGTCATCTCCCGCCGGACCAAAGCAGGAGAACGGCCGCAAGAAATCCGCCCGGGCATTTTCAGCCTGGCCGCCGCGCCGGGAGAAGGGGCGGTAGTCTTCACCATGGATTTGCAAATCGGCAGCCGGGGGGCCGTCCGCCCGGAGGAAGTAGTCCAGGCTTTACGGGAACTGGAAGGAGTACCTGTTACCGGAGCCGTGAAGATTCACCGCCAGGGGCTGTTTGCCCTGAAGGGGCAGCGCCTGGTCACACCCCTGGAGATCCTGTAA
- a CDS encoding TIGR03960 family B12-binding radical SAM protein encodes MRQLIEDRLLPQVLKPARYLGTEWNAVHKDWDRVPVKMAFAFPDVYEIGMSHLGLQIIYGLVNGGDDFLLERVFAPGRDMEELMRAHRVPLFSLESYRPLKEFDVIGFTLQYEMSFTNILNMLDLAGIPVRAEYRGEQYPLVIGGGPCASNPEPLVPFFDAFLLGDGEILLPQFLDLLKSWKDKHGGIPDKEQFLLEAARLPGVYVPRFYDIRYGEDGSIVEIRRNRAGVPPRVARQVVSDLDRAYFPTHPIVPYLETVHDRAMLEVLRGCTRGCRFCQAGILYRPVRERDPELLARQAEELLKATGHEEISLTSLSTADYTCLEPLIKLLMDKYQGTGTSVSLPSLRADAFSVHLAKELQRGRKSGLTFAPEAGTQRLRDVINKGVRERDLMEAVTAAFEAGWTGIKLYFMLGLPTETREDLDGIRDLAEKVMEAGRRISKEQGRTKKVRVTVSVSTYVPKAHTPFQWEAQIPLAEVKARQHYLKSILKKGITYNYHDAELSFLEAVFAKGDRRLGEALERAWELGCKFDSWREHFSFARWMQAFRETGIDPAFYANRPIPLEAVLPWEHLDMGVSKRFLLREREKAFQGVLTRDCREGRCTGCEVCGGFGVDLVLKGGKGHAGPAGV; translated from the coding sequence ATGCGGCAATTGATAGAAGACCGGTTGCTTCCCCAGGTACTCAAACCGGCCCGGTACTTGGGAACGGAATGGAATGCGGTACATAAAGACTGGGACAGGGTGCCGGTGAAAATGGCTTTTGCCTTCCCTGATGTGTATGAAATAGGGATGTCCCATTTAGGGCTGCAGATCATCTACGGTTTGGTCAACGGGGGGGACGATTTCCTCTTGGAGCGGGTTTTTGCCCCCGGTCGGGATATGGAAGAGCTCATGCGGGCCCACCGGGTACCCTTGTTTTCCCTGGAATCCTATCGACCCCTTAAGGAATTTGACGTCATCGGCTTTACTTTACAATATGAAATGAGTTTCACCAATATCCTCAACATGTTGGACCTAGCCGGGATACCTGTGCGAGCGGAATACAGGGGCGAGCAGTATCCCCTGGTGATCGGCGGGGGGCCTTGCGCCTCCAATCCAGAACCCTTGGTTCCTTTTTTTGATGCCTTTCTTTTAGGGGACGGGGAAATACTTTTGCCGCAGTTCCTGGATTTGCTGAAGAGTTGGAAGGACAAGCACGGCGGCATCCCGGACAAGGAGCAGTTCCTGCTGGAAGCGGCCCGCCTCCCCGGCGTCTATGTGCCGCGCTTTTATGATATCCGGTACGGGGAGGACGGGTCTATCGTGGAAATCCGCCGCAACCGGGCGGGTGTGCCCCCGCGCGTGGCCCGGCAGGTGGTGTCGGACCTGGACCGGGCTTATTTTCCCACCCATCCCATCGTTCCTTACCTGGAGACGGTGCATGACCGGGCCATGTTGGAGGTGCTGCGGGGCTGCACCAGGGGATGCCGTTTCTGCCAGGCAGGGATTCTTTACCGCCCCGTGCGGGAACGGGATCCGGAACTCTTGGCCCGGCAGGCGGAGGAGCTCCTTAAGGCCACCGGCCACGAGGAGATTTCCCTGACTTCCCTCAGCACGGCGGATTATACCTGCCTGGAACCGTTAATCAAGCTGTTGATGGACAAGTACCAGGGAACAGGCACCAGCGTTTCGCTGCCGTCCCTCAGGGCGGATGCTTTTTCGGTGCACCTGGCCAAGGAGCTCCAGCGGGGCCGCAAGTCAGGCCTTACCTTTGCCCCGGAAGCAGGCACCCAGCGGCTGAGGGATGTGATCAATAAAGGGGTGAGGGAAAGGGACTTGATGGAGGCGGTGACCGCCGCTTTTGAAGCGGGGTGGACCGGGATTAAGCTCTACTTTATGCTGGGGCTGCCCACCGAGACCAGGGAAGACCTGGACGGCATTCGGGACCTGGCGGAGAAAGTGATGGAGGCGGGACGGCGGATCAGCAAGGAGCAGGGCAGGACGAAAAAAGTCCGGGTCACGGTCAGTGTTTCTACCTATGTGCCCAAGGCACACACCCCCTTCCAGTGGGAAGCCCAAATACCCTTGGCAGAAGTCAAGGCCAGGCAGCATTACTTAAAATCCATCTTGAAGAAAGGCATTACCTATAATTATCATGACGCGGAATTAAGCTTCCTGGAGGCCGTCTTCGCCAAAGGCGACCGGCGTTTAGGAGAGGCTTTGGAGCGGGCTTGGGAATTGGGCTGTAAATTTGACAGCTGGCGGGAGCATTTTTCCTTTGCCAGGTGGATGCAAGCTTTCCGGGAGACCGGCATTGATCCTGCTTTTTATGCCAACCGGCCCATTCCCTTGGAGGCGGTGCTGCCCTGGGAACACCTGGATATGGGCGTCAGCAAGCGGTTCCTGCTGCGGGAGCGGGAAAAAGCCTTTCAAGGAGTTTTGACCCGGGACTGCCGGGAAGGCCGCTGTACCGGTTGCGAGGTATGCGGCGGCTTCGGGGTGGATCTGGTGCTGAAGGGAGGGAAGGGCCATGCTGGTCCGGCTGGAGTATAG
- a CDS encoding peptidase M50 translates to MRFGRLFGIKFIINDFFILLMLGYALLGVLKETLLLFALVTIHELVHLLAARRFGLKPGEVEIFPFGGVARIDGMLEHSPKAEILVSLAGPACNLLLYGLGRLFWPWLAAWPLGELFLQANLMLGVFNLLPALPLDGGRACRAWLAKSMGFYRATDGVLKLSKGLSAAVGIWGLLGIFLGTSNLHTLFMAAFLYGAVLKEESRFIYIFIRYLIHKGEELKRQGVLPVKQYVTTEGITLGEVAEKLTPGYYHLVLVMGKGGREWHTLSEHQIVQALLEHGKYLPLGKLVS, encoded by the coding sequence ATGCGGTTCGGCAGGCTGTTCGGCATCAAGTTCATCATTAATGACTTTTTTATTCTCCTCATGCTGGGTTATGCTTTGTTAGGGGTCTTAAAGGAGACCCTGCTTCTTTTTGCCCTGGTGACCATCCATGAACTGGTGCATTTGCTGGCGGCCCGGCGTTTCGGTCTCAAACCCGGGGAGGTGGAGATTTTTCCTTTTGGGGGAGTGGCCCGCATCGACGGTATGCTGGAGCATTCCCCCAAGGCGGAAATCCTGGTCAGCCTTGCCGGGCCTGCCTGCAATCTGCTGCTCTATGGTCTGGGCAGGCTCTTTTGGCCCTGGCTGGCCGCCTGGCCCCTGGGGGAGCTGTTCCTGCAAGCCAACCTGATGCTGGGGGTTTTTAACCTCCTGCCCGCCCTGCCCCTGGACGGGGGACGGGCATGCCGGGCTTGGCTGGCCAAGTCCATGGGCTTTTACCGGGCCACCGACGGGGTACTGAAGCTGAGCAAGGGGCTGTCGGCGGCCGTCGGCATATGGGGGTTACTAGGAATTTTCTTAGGGACCAGTAACCTCCATACCCTTTTTATGGCGGCGTTCCTGTACGGTGCCGTCTTGAAGGAAGAGAGCCGTTTCATTTATATCTTCATCCGGTATCTCATCCACAAAGGGGAGGAGTTAAAAAGGCAGGGGGTCCTGCCCGTCAAGCAGTATGTGACCACTGAAGGGATCACTCTGGGGGAGGTGGCGGAAAAGCTGACCCCCGGCTATTATCACCTGGTCTTGGTAATGGGAAAAGGCGGCCGGGAATGGCATACCCTGTCGGAGCATCAAATCGTACAGGCCTTATTGGAGCATGGCAAGTACCTTCCCCTTGGCAAGCTGGTCTCCTAA
- a CDS encoding M23 family metallopeptidase yields MKDTWRDLEDIWNSEDYRHRSIDSFFETGHRLPRFLSKRWVWQSGVVVMLFFCLLFIFQLESPQALVVQENIRYVLAARESDMSPVLEAMARYGVWLDPFDNQVLYKNYLEVGAGTEELLAIPVSGKVARGFGRQRSPIDNSPVFHSGIDILAEPGAPVRATLSGVVVRVDQDPYLGRVVELDHGRGLTSLYGNLGEVLVDEGQVVEQGAIIGKAGGRAPSHVKTIHFEVREKGEPVDPLSRMAPVKTSI; encoded by the coding sequence GTGAAAGATACCTGGCGGGATTTAGAAGACATTTGGAATTCCGAGGATTACCGCCACCGCAGTATTGACAGCTTTTTCGAGACGGGTCACCGGCTGCCCCGCTTCCTAAGCAAGCGATGGGTTTGGCAAAGCGGCGTCGTGGTCATGCTGTTTTTCTGCTTGCTGTTCATTTTTCAACTGGAAAGCCCGCAAGCCCTGGTCGTGCAGGAGAATATTCGCTATGTCCTGGCGGCGCGGGAGAGCGATATGTCGCCGGTACTGGAAGCCATGGCCCGTTACGGTGTGTGGCTGGATCCCTTCGACAATCAGGTGCTGTACAAGAACTACCTGGAAGTGGGAGCCGGTACCGAGGAACTGCTGGCTATTCCCGTGTCGGGCAAAGTGGCCAGGGGTTTTGGCCGGCAAAGATCTCCCATTGATAATTCGCCGGTGTTTCACAGCGGCATCGACATTCTAGCGGAACCGGGGGCGCCGGTGCGGGCTACGTTATCCGGGGTAGTCGTCCGGGTGGACCAGGACCCTTACCTGGGGCGCGTGGTGGAATTAGACCATGGACGAGGTTTAACCAGCCTCTACGGGAACCTGGGGGAAGTGCTGGTGGACGAAGGCCAGGTGGTGGAGCAGGGGGCCATCATCGGCAAAGCCGGCGGCCGGGCCCCGAGCCATGTGAAAACAATTCATTTTGAGGTGCGGGAAAAAGGAGAACCCGTTGATCCATTGTCGCGCATGGCTCCGGTGAAGACCAGTATCTAG
- the rodA gene encoding rod shape-determining protein RodA, giving the protein MYIEKKLLKNLDFLLIAVILAILAFSAVVVSSASQSVIPSKPYYYAQRHLMNIALGLVGMFAILGVNYVQFAPRQKQIYGLMVFLLVIVLVPGIGHTSKGAQSWIDLGFMHLQPAEVAKLLFIMTFAQFLADRQNELKTFRDFLPTFVYVAAPMALIMLQPDMGTAMVFIGIYFGMMFVAGANLRILLALGFGGLIFVIVGVWFHLNVFEWLPLKTHQIQRLLAFIDPYNDGKGGLGFGYNVIQSIVAVGSGGLWGKGWGKGSQVQGNFLPEHHTDFIFSVLGEEFGFVGAALFLLLYLLLIYRLLLIAFHAKDMFGCLIVVGVVSMILFHLLINVGMTIGIMPITGIPLPLFSYGGSSMLVNLTALGLALNVGMRRQKILF; this is encoded by the coding sequence GTGTATATCGAAAAAAAACTGCTGAAAAACTTGGATTTCCTCCTGATTGCGGTCATCCTGGCCATTTTGGCTTTCAGCGCCGTAGTGGTATCCAGTGCCTCCCAATCGGTGATACCGTCGAAACCGTATTATTATGCCCAGCGGCATTTGATGAATATTGCCCTTGGCTTAGTAGGCATGTTTGCGATTCTGGGCGTCAATTATGTCCAGTTCGCCCCGAGGCAAAAACAGATCTATGGGCTCATGGTGTTTCTGCTGGTCATCGTGCTGGTACCGGGCATCGGCCATACCAGCAAAGGAGCCCAGAGCTGGATTGACCTGGGGTTTATGCACCTGCAGCCGGCCGAAGTGGCAAAACTCTTGTTTATCATGACTTTTGCCCAGTTCTTGGCGGACCGGCAAAATGAGCTTAAAACTTTCCGGGATTTTTTGCCTACCTTTGTTTATGTGGCCGCCCCCATGGCCCTCATCATGCTGCAGCCGGATATGGGTACGGCGATGGTGTTTATCGGAATCTATTTCGGCATGATGTTTGTGGCCGGGGCGAACCTGCGGATCCTGCTGGCCCTGGGATTTGGCGGCTTAATTTTTGTCATCGTGGGAGTATGGTTTCACCTGAACGTTTTCGAGTGGCTGCCTCTTAAGACCCACCAAATCCAGCGCTTGCTGGCCTTCATTGACCCGTACAACGACGGCAAAGGAGGATTGGGATTCGGGTACAATGTCATCCAATCCATCGTGGCCGTCGGCTCCGGGGGCCTGTGGGGCAAAGGCTGGGGTAAGGGGTCCCAGGTGCAGGGGAACTTTTTGCCCGAGCACCACACTGATTTCATTTTTTCCGTTCTCGGTGAGGAATTCGGTTTTGTCGGGGCGGCCCTTTTCTTGCTCCTTTATCTCTTGCTCATTTACCGTTTACTGCTGATTGCCTTTCATGCCAAGGATATGTTCGGCTGTTTGATCGTCGTCGGCGTAGTTTCCATGATCCTGTTTCACCTGTTGATCAACGTCGGCATGACCATCGGCATCATGCCGATTACCGGGATCCCCCTGCCTCTCTTCAGTTACGGGGGCAGCAGCATGCTGGTCAATCTCACCGCCCTGGGGTTGGCCTTAAACGTGGGGATGCGGCGGCAAAAGATTCTCTTCTAA
- the minE gene encoding cell division topological specificity factor MinE has protein sequence MLEFILRALGLKRDQSTASKNTAKERLRLVLVQDRASMSPATLQALKEDLIRVISEYMEIDQTGLEVSFNSDDNAVALVCNIPILRLKRNVKEQETV, from the coding sequence GTGTTAGAATTCATCCTGCGAGCTTTGGGTCTGAAAAGAGATCAGTCCACAGCCAGCAAGAATACCGCCAAAGAACGGCTGCGGCTGGTTTTGGTACAGGACCGGGCGAGCATGTCACCGGCTACTTTGCAAGCCCTGAAAGAGGATTTGATCCGGGTCATTTCCGAGTATATGGAAATCGATCAAACCGGTTTGGAAGTGAGTTTTAATAGCGATGACAATGCAGTGGCACTTGTGTGCAATATCCCTATTTTGAGGCTGAAAAGAAATGTCAAGGAGCAAGAGACGGTATAA
- the minD gene encoding septum site-determining protein MinD — protein MGEVIVVTSGKGGVGKTTTTANIGTGLAVMGKRVVLVDTDIGLRNLDVVMGLENRIVYDIVDVVSGNCRLKQALIKDKRFEDLFLLPAAQTKDKTAVSEQQMQELTGQLKEEFDYVIVDCPAGIEQGFKNAIAGAEKALVVTTPEVAAVRDADRIVGLLEAAGLNDPKLIINRIRPNMVKKGDMMDIDDMIEILAIDLIGVVPEDETIVISTNKGEPAVLDQRSKAGEAYRNIARRITGEHVPLMNLEAEGFFKRLRRLFGAG, from the coding sequence ATGGGGGAAGTAATTGTAGTCACCTCTGGTAAAGGTGGAGTTGGTAAGACTACTACCACAGCCAACATCGGAACAGGGCTGGCGGTTATGGGCAAGAGAGTGGTATTGGTGGATACGGACATCGGCCTGCGCAACCTGGACGTTGTGATGGGGTTGGAGAACAGGATTGTTTACGATATCGTGGATGTGGTTTCCGGCAACTGCCGCCTCAAGCAGGCGTTGATTAAGGACAAGCGGTTTGAGGATCTTTTTCTTCTCCCGGCGGCCCAGACGAAGGACAAGACGGCGGTATCGGAGCAGCAAATGCAGGAGTTAACGGGCCAGTTGAAAGAAGAGTTCGATTATGTCATTGTTGACTGTCCCGCCGGGATTGAGCAGGGTTTTAAGAATGCCATCGCCGGTGCCGAAAAAGCTTTGGTGGTGACTACGCCGGAAGTGGCGGCCGTGCGGGATGCGGACCGGATTGTTGGTTTGTTGGAGGCGGCCGGATTGAACGATCCGAAGCTGATTATCAACCGGATTCGCCCCAACATGGTGAAGAAGGGCGACATGATGGACATCGATGATATGATTGAAATTCTAGCCATAGACCTCATCGGCGTAGTACCCGAGGATGAAACCATTGTCATTTCCACCAACAAGGGAGAACCAGCGGTGCTGGACCAAAGGTCAAAGGCCGGGGAAGCTTATCGTAATATTGCCAGGCGTATTACCGGTGAGCATGTCCCCCTGATGAATCTGGAAGCGGAAGGATTTTTCAAGCGGCTGCGCCGGTTGTTTGGTGCGGGCTAA